From Triticum urartu cultivar G1812 chromosome 2, Tu2.1, whole genome shotgun sequence, a single genomic window includes:
- the LOC125536798 gene encoding probable mitochondrial import inner membrane translocase subunit TIM21 isoform X2: protein MAAAAARSGSRRLFSISALVPPKPPTLPPKADPFASLFVPGLGKRTAADGLRGAFAKSGEVVHASSVKNSRWYMINANRSGPLTVRKEYRKVLPSFIRPSASYSTQASEKRPKQEKTDLTTVEDPFNAPTYNIPEKPVTFVEGASYSVVILAGLGVAALAGYSVFKELIFEPKEYKIFGKALARVQSDSQVTAKIGYPITGYGTESRNRAARQRIQNRVWTDEDGVEHVEVGFHIRGPHGAGKVFAEMFKDSSDRTWKFTFLLVEITSPRPAQIMLESYLPA from the exons atggcggcggctgCGGCAAGGTCCGGATCCCGGCGCTTGTTCTCCATATCCGCCCTGGTGCCACCGAAGCCACCGACCCTTCCCCCGAAGGCAGATCCCTTTGCCAGCCTCTTCGTTCCCG GGTTAGGCAAGCGAACAGCAGCTGATGGACTTAGGGGAGCTTTTGCAAAGTCTGGTGAAGTTGTGCATG CATCATCTGTAAAAAATTCAAGGTGGTATATGATCAATGCAAACCGTTCAGGTCCTTTGACAGTGCGTAAAGAATACCGCAAAGTACTTCCTTCTTTCATAAGGCCATCTGCATCTTACTCCACACAAGCTTCAGAAAAAAGACCAAAACAG GAGAAAACAGACTTGACGACTGTTGAAGATCCCTTTAATGCCCCTACCTACAATATACCTGAGAAGCCAGTGACATTTGTCGAGGGCGCCTCTTACAGTGTTGTAATACTTGCTGGGCTTGGAGTTGCTGCATTGGCTGGATACTCTGTTTTCAAAGAGCTTATATTTGAACCAAAAGA GTACAAGATTTTTGGGAAAGCTCTAGCAAGAGTTCAGAGTGATAGCCAG GTTACAGCCAAAATTGGTTACCCTATAACTGGTTATGGTACGGAATCCAGAAACCGTGCAGCTCGGCAGCGCATCCAAAACAGGGTTTGGACAGATGAGGATGGTGTTGAACATGTGGAG GTAGGCTTTCATATCCGAGGGCCGCATGGAGCTGGAAAGGTGTTTGCGGAGATGTTCAAAGATAGCTCCGACAGGACATGGAAGTTCACGTTTCTTCTCGTCGAGATTACGTCACCGCGACCCGCACAAATCATGTTAGAATCTTACCTACCAGCATAA
- the LOC125536798 gene encoding probable mitochondrial import inner membrane translocase subunit TIM21 isoform X1, whose product MAAAAARSGSRRLFSISALVPPKPPTLPPKADPFASLFVPGLGKRTAADGLRGAFAKSGEVVHGSLLANLPASSVKNSRWYMINANRSGPLTVRKEYRKVLPSFIRPSASYSTQASEKRPKQEKTDLTTVEDPFNAPTYNIPEKPVTFVEGASYSVVILAGLGVAALAGYSVFKELIFEPKEYKIFGKALARVQSDSQVTAKIGYPITGYGTESRNRAARQRIQNRVWTDEDGVEHVEVGFHIRGPHGAGKVFAEMFKDSSDRTWKFTFLLVEITSPRPAQIMLESYLPA is encoded by the exons atggcggcggctgCGGCAAGGTCCGGATCCCGGCGCTTGTTCTCCATATCCGCCCTGGTGCCACCGAAGCCACCGACCCTTCCCCCGAAGGCAGATCCCTTTGCCAGCCTCTTCGTTCCCG GGTTAGGCAAGCGAACAGCAGCTGATGGACTTAGGGGAGCTTTTGCAAAGTCTGGTGAAGTTGTGCATG GTTCTCTTTTGGCAAACCTTCCAGCATCATCTGTAAAAAATTCAAGGTGGTATATGATCAATGCAAACCGTTCAGGTCCTTTGACAGTGCGTAAAGAATACCGCAAAGTACTTCCTTCTTTCATAAGGCCATCTGCATCTTACTCCACACAAGCTTCAGAAAAAAGACCAAAACAG GAGAAAACAGACTTGACGACTGTTGAAGATCCCTTTAATGCCCCTACCTACAATATACCTGAGAAGCCAGTGACATTTGTCGAGGGCGCCTCTTACAGTGTTGTAATACTTGCTGGGCTTGGAGTTGCTGCATTGGCTGGATACTCTGTTTTCAAAGAGCTTATATTTGAACCAAAAGA GTACAAGATTTTTGGGAAAGCTCTAGCAAGAGTTCAGAGTGATAGCCAG GTTACAGCCAAAATTGGTTACCCTATAACTGGTTATGGTACGGAATCCAGAAACCGTGCAGCTCGGCAGCGCATCCAAAACAGGGTTTGGACAGATGAGGATGGTGTTGAACATGTGGAG GTAGGCTTTCATATCCGAGGGCCGCATGGAGCTGGAAAGGTGTTTGCGGAGATGTTCAAAGATAGCTCCGACAGGACATGGAAGTTCACGTTTCTTCTCGTCGAGATTACGTCACCGCGACCCGCACAAATCATGTTAGAATCTTACCTACCAGCATAA
- the LOC125536795 gene encoding probable long-chain-alcohol O-fatty-acyltransferase 5 has translation MASELARLALVSAAVAAAMTYARLAASRLGPGLPRLAALLPVLLLLPVLPFTFSSIHLRTISAFFLVWLCGFKLLLLAAGHGPLHPALPAVRFAACAALPINVRNGAQTSPRSLSAGFLLSYAAKAALFAALVSLRGLRARMPAYAVVAFDGAHVYLMLELFLASAAAFARTLLGAELEPQFDRPYLASSLRDFWGRRWNLMVPGALRPSVYRPVRARLGYSAGVLATFLVSGLMHEVMFYYITLEAGTGEVTAFFVLHGACVVAERRWVRRGGTWRPPRAAATAATLAFVTGTASWLFFAPVIRSGLDKAIVAECEGMLALLEAAVRRLAARLVWT, from the coding sequence ATGGCGTCCGAACTAGCCAGGCTTGCACTGGTCTCGGCCGCCGTGGCCGCGGCCATGACCTACGCGCGCCTCGCCGCCTCGCGCTTGGGCCCCGGCCTCCCCCGCCTCGCGGCGCTCCTCCcggtgctcctcctcctccccgtgCTCCCCTTCACCTTCTCCTCCATCCACCTCCGCACCATCTCCGCCTTCTTCCTCGTCTGGCTCTGCGGCTTCAAGCtgctcctcctcgccgccggccacgGCCCGCTCCACCCGGCCCTCCCAGCCGTGCGCTTCGCCGCCTGCGCCGCGCTCCCCATCAATGTCCGGAACGGAGCGCAGACCTCGCCGCGGTCCCTCTCTGCCGGGTTCCTGCTCTCCTACGCGGCCAAGGCGGCCCTCTTCGCCGCGCTCGTCTCGCTCCGTGGCCTCCGGGCGAGGATGCCGGCGTACGCCGTGGTCGCGTTCGACGGCGCGCACGTGTACCTGATGCTGGAGCTCTTCCTGGCGTCCGCCGCGGCGTTCGCCCGGACGCTCCTCGGCGCGGAGCTGGAGCCGCAGTTCGACCGGCCGTACCTGGCCTCGTCGCTCCGCGACTTCTGGGGCCGCCGGTGGAACCTCATGGTCCCCGGGGCGCTCCGGCCGAGCGTGTACCGCCCCGTGCGCGCCCGCCTCGGCTACTCCGCCGGCGTGCTCGCCACGTTCCTCGTGTCAGGCCTCATGCACGAGGTGATGTTCTACTACATCACGCTCGAGGCCGGCACGGGGGAGGTGACCGCGTTCTTCGTCCTCCACGGCGCGTGCGTGGTGGCCGAGCGGCGGTGGGTGCGGCGGGGCGGAACATGGCGGCCGCCGcgcgcggcggcgacggcggccacGCTGGCGTTCGTGACGGGGACCGCGTCCTGGCTCTTCTTCGCGCCCGTGATACGGAGCGGGCTGGACAAGGCCATCGTCGCCGAGTGCGAGGGGATGCTGGCCTTGCTGGAGGCGGCTGTGCGGAGGCTGGCGGCACGCCTGGTTTGGACCTGA